Proteins encoded within one genomic window of Raineyella fluvialis:
- a CDS encoding helix-turn-helix transcriptional regulator: MAPSSAERRVGLTLLLLGAPQPLTKARIRSLVEGYADLSDAAFNQAFERDKRALRVELGLPIETSGAGEDEGYRIRLGDFALEPVDLAPEEAGAVALAARSWREAGMAASSQRALMKLRSIGVEPDTDALASLFTPSDVAETRPEATHGLAVLRDAVTNRRRVTFEYADRGVRHVEPWGLAMAHGQWYLFGADLDRAATRRFKLARIQGRVRSSTANFTFPEPDPEEVRRLSEQISSEHPADEAVLALRLGREGALHRPLTPADRQAPEGYRAWRVAYTYRKGFVGELAMLGTDVVVLTPPELASALVDHLTAMLRAGQAAGVADGGEVTHGVDRH, from the coding sequence ATGGCGCCGAGCAGTGCCGAACGTCGGGTCGGTCTGACGCTGCTGCTGCTGGGTGCCCCGCAACCCCTGACGAAGGCGCGGATCCGTAGCCTCGTCGAGGGATACGCCGACCTGTCCGACGCGGCTTTCAACCAGGCGTTCGAGCGGGACAAGCGCGCTCTGCGGGTCGAGCTGGGCCTCCCGATCGAGACCAGTGGGGCCGGGGAGGACGAGGGCTATCGGATCCGGCTGGGCGACTTCGCCCTCGAGCCGGTGGACCTGGCCCCGGAGGAAGCGGGCGCGGTCGCCCTGGCCGCGCGCAGTTGGCGGGAGGCGGGGATGGCGGCGTCGTCGCAGCGTGCCCTGATGAAGCTGCGCTCCATCGGGGTCGAGCCCGACACGGACGCGTTGGCCTCCCTGTTCACCCCCAGCGATGTGGCCGAGACCCGACCCGAAGCCACCCACGGACTGGCGGTGCTCCGCGACGCCGTCACCAACCGTCGCCGGGTCACCTTTGAGTACGCCGACCGGGGGGTGCGCCATGTCGAGCCATGGGGGCTGGCCATGGCCCACGGGCAGTGGTACCTGTTCGGCGCGGATCTCGACCGGGCCGCGACCCGTCGGTTCAAGCTCGCCCGGATTCAGGGTCGGGTGCGCTCCAGCACGGCGAACTTCACCTTCCCCGAGCCCGATCCGGAGGAGGTCCGGCGGCTGAGCGAACAGATCTCGAGCGAGCACCCCGCCGATGAGGCCGTGCTCGCCCTCCGGCTGGGTCGGGAGGGCGCACTGCACCGGCCCCTGACGCCCGCCGACCGGCAGGCACCGGAGGGATACCGCGCCTGGCGGGTGGCCTACACCTATCGCAAGGGCTTCGTCGGCGAGCTGGCGATGCTCGGCACCGACGTCGTGGTCCTCACCCCGCCGGAGCTGGCGAGCGCCCTGGTGGACCACCTCACCGCGATGCTGCGCGCCGGCCAGGCTGCGGGAGTGGCGGACGGAGGGGAAGTGACCCATGGCGTCGACCGCCACTGA
- a CDS encoding ParA family protein: MALFDVEPTDTDAAGLGPTGRPWPELPPPTAPAPGPKHATIIAMCNQKGGVGKTTTTINLGAALAETGRRVLLVDLDPQGSLSVGLGVNPHELELSIYNLLLGARVDVDDVLADTPVEGMDILPSNIDLSAAEIQLVAEVAREQSLTRVLDPLRDRYDVILVDCAPSLGLLTVNALTAADYVVIPLECEFFALRGVALLQDTIKRVQDRLNHRLTILGLLGTMYDGRTLHSREVLQTVVDAFGDQVFHTVIRRTVKFPETTVAGEPITTYASSSPGAEAYRSLAREVLARLDA; the protein is encoded by the coding sequence GTGGCACTGTTCGACGTCGAACCCACCGACACCGACGCCGCCGGACTCGGACCGACCGGCCGCCCCTGGCCTGAGCTCCCACCGCCCACAGCTCCCGCACCGGGCCCCAAGCACGCCACGATCATCGCGATGTGCAACCAGAAGGGCGGCGTCGGCAAGACCACGACGACGATCAACCTGGGCGCCGCTCTCGCGGAGACCGGGCGCAGGGTACTGCTGGTCGATCTCGACCCCCAGGGTTCGCTGTCGGTGGGGCTGGGGGTCAATCCTCACGAACTCGAGCTGAGCATCTACAACCTCCTGCTCGGCGCGCGCGTGGACGTCGACGACGTCCTCGCGGACACCCCGGTCGAGGGCATGGACATCCTGCCGAGCAACATCGACCTGTCGGCGGCCGAGATCCAGTTGGTGGCCGAAGTGGCCCGCGAGCAGTCGCTCACCCGGGTGCTGGACCCACTGCGGGACCGCTACGACGTCATCCTCGTTGACTGTGCGCCGTCGCTGGGCCTGCTCACCGTGAACGCCCTCACCGCCGCGGACTACGTCGTCATTCCGCTGGAGTGTGAGTTCTTCGCCCTGCGAGGCGTGGCATTGCTGCAGGACACCATCAAGCGGGTCCAGGACCGGCTCAACCACCGACTCACCATCCTGGGTCTGCTCGGCACCATGTACGACGGGCGCACCCTGCACTCCCGGGAGGTGCTGCAGACCGTCGTCGACGCGTTCGGTGACCAGGTCTTCCACACCGTCATCCGCCGTACGGTGAAGTTCCCCGAGACCACCGTCGCGGGTGAGCCGATCACCACGTACGCCAGCAGCTCGCCCGGGGCCGAGGCCTACCGTTCCCTCGCCCGGGAGGTACTGGCCCGCCTGGACGCCTGA
- the pafA gene encoding Pup--protein ligase has protein sequence MAVEPGEARTRRIYGLETEYGLTGRPRGDRRVGPEEIARQMFRGMIAWGRSSNVFLANGSRIYLDVGSHPEYATAECDDLYDLVAHDAVGNRLVEDLRGLATDQLAADGTPVEIFLFKNNVDSAGNSYGCHENYLVDRGVDINRYYRVVLPFLVSRQLIAGAGHLSRTKLYERPERTAGAGGPAVFQLSQRADQMWDTVSSATTRSRPMINTRDEPHGDPELYRRLHVIVGDSSMSQTTTLLKVGATELVLRLVEARVALPDLTLDNPNLAIRQISRDLTGRTPVELANGRTVSALEIQQAYLQAVLDQRDRLGPFAPGLEHALRLWQRTLTAVEAGDMDTLSRDIDWAIKHRLITRYAERHNLPPDSPRLAQLDMAYHDIAEGRGLFRLLDAHGEVSRIVDEAQVDRALTTPPPTRARLRGAFIEAARAAEVDYLADWMHLRVNRGNQTRALTLRDPFRDVDERVDALIASLSEPLW, from the coding sequence ATGGCGGTGGAACCGGGCGAGGCGCGGACGCGGCGGATCTACGGGCTGGAGACCGAGTACGGACTGACCGGTCGCCCGCGCGGCGATCGCAGGGTCGGGCCGGAGGAGATCGCCCGGCAGATGTTTCGCGGGATGATCGCCTGGGGGCGCTCCAGCAACGTCTTCCTCGCCAACGGTTCCCGCATCTATCTCGACGTCGGGTCGCACCCCGAGTACGCGACGGCCGAGTGTGACGACCTGTACGACCTCGTCGCCCACGACGCCGTCGGCAACCGTCTGGTCGAGGACCTCCGCGGCCTCGCCACCGACCAGCTCGCCGCGGACGGCACCCCGGTCGAGATCTTCCTGTTCAAGAACAACGTCGACTCGGCCGGCAACTCGTACGGCTGTCACGAGAACTACCTCGTCGACCGGGGTGTCGACATCAACCGCTACTACCGCGTGGTGTTGCCGTTCCTGGTGAGTCGCCAGTTGATCGCGGGAGCCGGGCACCTGTCGCGTACGAAGCTCTATGAGCGCCCCGAACGGACCGCCGGAGCGGGTGGCCCGGCCGTGTTCCAGCTGAGCCAGCGGGCCGACCAGATGTGGGACACCGTCTCCTCGGCCACCACCCGGTCGCGGCCGATGATCAACACCCGCGACGAACCGCACGGTGACCCCGAGCTCTACCGGCGCCTGCACGTCATCGTCGGTGACTCGTCGATGTCCCAGACGACCACCCTGCTCAAGGTCGGCGCGACCGAACTGGTGCTGCGCCTGGTGGAGGCGCGTGTCGCCCTGCCCGACCTCACCCTGGACAATCCCAACCTCGCCATCCGCCAGATCTCCCGCGACCTCACCGGCCGCACGCCGGTCGAGCTCGCCAACGGGCGGACGGTGAGTGCCCTGGAGATCCAGCAGGCCTATCTCCAGGCGGTGCTCGACCAGCGCGACCGACTGGGTCCCTTCGCCCCGGGGCTCGAGCATGCCCTGCGGCTGTGGCAGCGGACACTGACCGCGGTCGAGGCGGGGGACATGGACACCTTGTCCCGCGACATCGACTGGGCGATCAAGCATCGCCTGATCACCCGCTACGCGGAGCGCCACAACCTGCCTCCCGACAGTCCACGGCTGGCGCAGCTCGACATGGCGTACCACGACATCGCCGAGGGCCGCGGACTCTTCCGGCTGCTCGACGCCCACGGCGAGGTCAGCCGGATCGTCGATGAGGCACAGGTCGACCGGGCGCTCACCACCCCGCCCCCGACCCGGGCCCGGTTGCGGGGCGCCTTCATCGAGGCGGCCCGGGCCGCCGAGGTGGACTACCTGGCCGATTGGATGCACCTGCGGGTCAATCGCGGCAACCAGACCCGCGCCCTCACTCTCCGCGACCCGTTCCGCGACGTCGACGAGCGCGTCGACGCGCTGATCGCGTCCCTCTCCGAACCGCTCTGGTGA
- a CDS encoding NUDIX domain-containing protein, with amino-acid sequence MGWPVVSRHLVGEGAIFDLVRDQVVDPSGAELRREWIRHPGAVGVIALDDDDRIVLVRQYRHAAGLRLVEPPAGLLDVDGEDYVAAARRELAEEVGLRAADWRVLVDMFTSPGASQEGVRIYLARDLHPEPQPTGFVADGEEAHMDIVRADFDDVVDAILDGRLQNPVLVAGVMAAAAARPRGWDRLRNADAPWPARRLREEFLARAPFA; translated from the coding sequence ATGGGGTGGCCCGTCGTCTCCCGCCACCTGGTCGGGGAGGGGGCCATCTTCGACCTCGTCCGCGACCAGGTGGTCGACCCCTCGGGTGCCGAGCTGCGCCGGGAGTGGATCCGCCACCCCGGAGCCGTCGGTGTCATCGCCCTCGACGACGACGACCGGATCGTGCTGGTCCGGCAGTACCGGCACGCGGCCGGTCTGCGCCTCGTCGAGCCGCCCGCGGGGTTGCTCGACGTCGACGGTGAGGACTACGTGGCGGCGGCCCGGCGTGAACTCGCCGAAGAGGTTGGGCTGCGTGCCGCGGACTGGCGAGTGCTCGTCGACATGTTCACCTCTCCGGGGGCGAGCCAGGAGGGCGTACGCATCTACCTCGCCCGCGACCTGCACCCGGAGCCGCAGCCGACAGGGTTCGTCGCGGACGGTGAGGAGGCGCACATGGACATCGTCCGGGCGGACTTCGACGACGTCGTCGACGCTATCCTCGACGGCCGGCTGCAGAACCCGGTGCTCGTCGCCGGTGTGATGGCCGCGGCGGCCGCCCGTCCCCGCGGCTGGGATCGTCTTCGGAACGCCGATGCCCCATGGCCCGCGCGGCGTTTGCGCGAGGAGTTCCTCGCCCGTGCACCGTTCGCCTGA
- a CDS encoding site-specific tyrosine recombinase XerD yields the protein MSTDGLADLVATFLAHLGVERGLSANTLTNYRRDLDRYLAYLAGLGIGAPDRITEGVVGGFAAHLSAGDGEHRPLAASSVARAVVAVRSFHRFVAREGITGADPAADVRPPATGRHLPKALGVGQVEALLATPDRETPTGLRDAALLELLYGTGARISEIVRLDVDDLTHALQVRDGDTAVLRLYGKGSKERVVPLGSYAIRAVEAWLVRGRPALAAVGGDGDPALLLNSRGRRLSRQSAWEIIRRAAASAGLALEISPHTLRHSYATHLLEGGADVRVVQELLGHASVTTTQIYTLVTVDHLREVYAEAHPRAR from the coding sequence ATGAGCACTGATGGCCTGGCCGACCTGGTGGCGACATTCCTGGCGCACCTGGGTGTCGAACGGGGATTGTCGGCCAACACCCTGACCAACTACCGGCGCGACCTGGACCGCTACCTCGCTTATCTGGCCGGGCTGGGCATCGGCGCCCCGGACCGGATCACCGAGGGGGTGGTCGGCGGATTCGCCGCCCACCTTTCGGCCGGCGACGGTGAGCACCGCCCACTGGCGGCCTCGTCGGTGGCTCGCGCCGTCGTGGCCGTACGGTCCTTCCACCGCTTCGTCGCCCGGGAGGGGATCACGGGCGCGGATCCGGCGGCCGACGTCCGGCCGCCGGCCACCGGGCGCCACCTGCCGAAGGCGCTGGGCGTGGGGCAGGTGGAGGCGCTCCTCGCCACTCCGGACCGCGAGACCCCGACCGGATTGCGCGACGCCGCGCTGCTCGAGCTCCTCTACGGCACCGGCGCCCGGATCTCCGAGATCGTCCGCCTCGACGTGGACGACCTCACCCATGCCCTGCAGGTCCGGGACGGTGACACGGCGGTGCTGCGCCTGTACGGCAAGGGCAGCAAGGAAAGGGTGGTGCCCCTGGGGTCGTACGCCATCCGCGCCGTCGAGGCGTGGCTGGTGCGCGGTCGTCCGGCGTTGGCGGCCGTCGGCGGCGATGGGGACCCCGCGCTGCTGCTCAACTCGCGGGGCCGGCGCCTGTCGCGGCAGAGCGCCTGGGAGATCATCCGGCGCGCGGCGGCCTCGGCCGGACTGGCCCTCGAGATCTCACCGCACACGCTGCGCCACTCCTATGCGACGCACCTGCTGGAGGGCGGCGCGGACGTCCGCGTCGTCCAGGAGTTGCTCGGGCACGCCTCGGTCACCACGACGCAGATCTACACCTTGGTGACTGTCGACCACCTCCGCGAGGTCTACGCCGAGGCCCATCCGCGCGCACGCTGA
- a CDS encoding pseudouridine synthase — MSETDDDERDGIRLQKVLAQAGIASRRASEQLIQAGRVEVNGELVTEQGRRVDPEKDEIRVDGSRIPTARRHVYTVLNKPRGVVSTMDDPEGRETLTDYIDRRNVRLFHVGRLDTETEGLIILTNDGEFAHRLAHPSYEVPKTYVAQVLGQVSPHTLKRIQRGITLEDGPVRPDKVKVMQTMPDATLLQITLHEGRNRVVRRMMEAFGHPVQKLTRIAIGPVRLGRLQPGEMRDLTQEELGKLLDLVGM, encoded by the coding sequence ATGAGCGAGACCGACGACGACGAACGCGACGGCATCCGCCTGCAGAAGGTCCTCGCGCAGGCCGGCATCGCCTCCCGCCGAGCCAGTGAGCAACTGATCCAGGCCGGCCGGGTCGAGGTGAACGGCGAACTCGTCACCGAGCAGGGACGTCGGGTCGACCCCGAGAAGGACGAGATCCGCGTCGACGGATCGCGCATCCCCACCGCACGCCGACACGTGTACACCGTGCTCAACAAGCCGCGCGGGGTGGTCTCCACCATGGACGACCCCGAGGGACGCGAGACGCTGACCGACTACATCGACCGTCGCAACGTCCGCCTTTTCCACGTCGGCCGACTGGACACCGAGACCGAGGGCCTGATCATCCTCACCAACGACGGAGAGTTCGCCCACCGGCTGGCCCACCCGTCGTACGAAGTGCCCAAGACGTACGTCGCCCAGGTGCTGGGTCAGGTCTCGCCGCACACGCTGAAGCGGATCCAGCGCGGCATCACCCTGGAGGACGGCCCGGTGCGCCCCGACAAGGTGAAGGTCATGCAGACCATGCCCGATGCCACGCTGCTGCAGATCACCCTGCACGAGGGCCGCAACCGCGTCGTGCGACGGATGATGGAGGCGTTCGGCCACCCGGTGCAGAAGCTCACCCGGATCGCGATCGGCCCGGTGCGCCTCGGTCGCCTGCAGCCCGGGGAGATGCGCGACCTCACCCAGGAGGAGTTGGGCAAGCTGCTCGACCTGGTCGGGATGTGA
- the recN gene encoding DNA repair protein RecN produces the protein MISELRISDLGVIAEATLDLAPGFTAVTGETGAGKTMIVSGLGLLLGQRAARGIVRRDAVGAERTARVEGRFGRLPDPVLDRVGDLGGVFDEPDDGPELVLARTVGAAGRSRAYVGGAQVPVAALSTVSEELITIHGQSGQIRLALPETQRDMLDRFGGEQLLAIRADYRASWQDWRAASAELDTLRTQARERAREVDMLRHALDEIAAVDPTPGEDEELLAETRRLQAVDDLRVGAAKAALALNGDEVDFDTSPGAAALVGVARHALESIADADAPAAALAARTREVLYQLNDLGADLAGYLAGLEADPARLEEITARRAALSALHRKYGDTTDAVLAWADASRARLDDLVGTDDRIEQLSARVEQLTSRLEGLARDLTAARTAAARHLEDAVRVELAALAMPQARLTVVLEPGERGPWGAETTEFLFAANPGSQPGPLGKVASGGELSRVRLALEVTVADSPGQTLVFDEVDSGVGGAVAVEIGRRLKRLAERSQVVVVTHLAQVAAFADRHFVVVKADDGHITTSGVREVAEADRAGELARMMAGIDTTDTALAHAEELLAVAAEPLSAGSLVPKPSSR, from the coding sequence ATGATCTCCGAACTGAGGATCAGTGACCTCGGGGTGATCGCGGAGGCCACGCTCGACCTCGCCCCCGGCTTCACGGCCGTGACCGGCGAGACCGGCGCGGGCAAGACCATGATCGTCAGCGGCCTGGGACTGCTCCTCGGCCAGCGCGCTGCACGAGGCATCGTCCGTCGTGACGCGGTCGGGGCGGAGCGGACGGCGCGGGTCGAGGGCCGCTTCGGCCGGCTGCCCGACCCGGTTCTCGACCGTGTCGGCGACCTCGGAGGGGTATTCGACGAGCCGGACGACGGCCCCGAACTCGTCCTGGCCCGCACCGTCGGCGCCGCCGGGCGCTCCCGCGCGTACGTCGGCGGGGCCCAGGTCCCGGTCGCCGCGCTGAGCACGGTCAGCGAGGAGCTCATCACCATCCACGGCCAGTCCGGCCAGATCCGACTCGCCCTGCCCGAGACCCAGCGCGACATGCTCGATCGGTTCGGCGGTGAGCAGCTGCTGGCGATCAGGGCGGACTACCGGGCCAGCTGGCAGGACTGGCGGGCAGCGTCGGCCGAGCTCGACACCCTGCGTACGCAGGCCCGGGAGCGGGCGCGCGAGGTCGACATGCTGCGCCATGCCCTCGACGAGATCGCCGCCGTCGATCCGACACCGGGCGAGGATGAGGAACTGCTCGCGGAGACACGGCGGCTCCAGGCCGTCGACGACCTGCGCGTCGGTGCCGCCAAGGCGGCCCTGGCACTCAACGGCGACGAGGTCGATTTCGACACCTCGCCCGGCGCTGCCGCCCTCGTCGGGGTCGCCCGCCACGCCCTGGAGTCCATCGCCGACGCCGACGCGCCCGCAGCGGCCCTGGCCGCTCGGACGCGTGAGGTCCTTTACCAGCTCAACGACCTCGGCGCAGACCTGGCCGGGTACCTCGCGGGCCTGGAGGCCGACCCGGCCCGCCTCGAGGAGATCACCGCTCGCCGGGCCGCCCTGTCCGCGCTGCACCGCAAGTACGGCGACACCACCGATGCCGTGCTGGCCTGGGCCGACGCCTCCCGGGCCCGCCTCGACGACCTCGTCGGCACCGACGACCGGATCGAGCAGTTGTCCGCCCGGGTCGAGCAGTTGACCAGCCGGCTGGAGGGTCTCGCGCGTGACCTCACCGCGGCCCGCACCGCTGCCGCACGCCACCTCGAGGACGCGGTCCGCGTCGAACTGGCGGCGCTCGCCATGCCGCAGGCGCGTCTCACCGTGGTGCTGGAGCCGGGGGAGCGGGGCCCCTGGGGTGCGGAGACGACAGAGTTCCTCTTCGCCGCGAACCCCGGCTCGCAGCCCGGTCCGCTCGGCAAGGTGGCCTCCGGCGGCGAGCTCTCCCGTGTCCGCCTCGCCCTCGAGGTGACCGTCGCCGACAGCCCCGGGCAGACCCTCGTCTTCGACGAGGTGGATTCCGGCGTCGGTGGCGCCGTGGCCGTCGAGATCGGCCGCCGACTCAAGCGGCTCGCCGAACGTTCCCAGGTGGTCGTCGTCACCCATCTCGCCCAGGTCGCCGCCTTCGCCGACCGCCACTTCGTGGTGGTCAAGGCCGACGACGGGCACATCACCACCAGTGGCGTCCGTGAGGTCGCCGAGGCGGACCGGGCCGGCGAACTCGCCCGGATGATGGCCGGAATCGACACCACGGACACCGCGCTGGCGCATGCCGAGGAGCTCCTCGCGGTGGCCGCCGAGCCACTGTCCGCCGGATCGTTGGTCCCGAAGCCTTCCAGCCGATAA
- a CDS encoding FKBP-type peptidyl-prolyl cis-trans isomerase, whose product MDFLRSRPTRTPRRRLAMTGVVASVLALGLGLAGCTKGTGSASATASPSASASASAAPEPAPVTNLDGVSVEGKYGESPTVKFSPFTVADTQSKVISQGSGPEVTSSMTVTVHYQGLNGRTGQVFDASYANGKPTSFQLSGVVPGFAKGLVGKKQGSRVLLAIPGKDGYDSSGGIAQAGIQVGDTLVFVVDIIGVPLSGPEGDKVTQPSGQPTVSGAVNDPKISIPSGAAPTDLVVQPLIKGKGDKVTASSTVTVNYRGWLWDGAKQVSDTYSAKTVNGQQVPAAPESGALTDLIKGWQTALKDQPVGSRILIVVPPSQAYPDGAPDQGIPAGATLVYVVDILQVS is encoded by the coding sequence ATGGACTTCCTCCGCTCCCGTCCCACCCGCACCCCCCGACGGCGTCTCGCAATGACCGGTGTCGTCGCGTCGGTCCTCGCTCTGGGGCTCGGCCTCGCCGGCTGCACGAAGGGCACCGGGTCCGCGTCGGCGACCGCGAGCCCCAGCGCCTCGGCCTCGGCGTCCGCCGCCCCCGAGCCGGCCCCGGTGACGAATCTCGACGGGGTGAGCGTCGAGGGGAAGTACGGCGAATCGCCGACCGTGAAGTTCTCACCCTTCACCGTCGCGGACACCCAGTCCAAGGTCATCAGCCAGGGCTCTGGGCCCGAGGTGACGTCGTCCATGACAGTGACGGTCCACTACCAGGGCCTCAACGGGCGTACCGGCCAGGTCTTCGACGCGTCGTACGCGAACGGGAAGCCGACCTCCTTCCAGCTCAGCGGGGTCGTCCCCGGATTCGCCAAGGGACTTGTCGGCAAGAAGCAGGGCTCCCGGGTCCTGCTGGCCATTCCGGGCAAGGACGGCTACGACTCCAGCGGCGGCATCGCCCAAGCCGGGATCCAGGTCGGGGACACGCTCGTCTTCGTCGTCGACATCATCGGCGTTCCGCTGAGCGGCCCCGAGGGCGACAAGGTCACCCAGCCGTCCGGCCAGCCGACGGTGAGTGGCGCGGTGAACGACCCGAAGATCTCCATCCCATCGGGCGCGGCTCCCACCGATCTGGTGGTGCAGCCGCTGATCAAGGGCAAGGGTGACAAGGTCACCGCGAGTTCGACGGTGACGGTCAACTACCGCGGCTGGCTGTGGGACGGCGCTAAGCAGGTCAGCGACACCTACTCGGCGAAGACTGTCAACGGGCAGCAGGTGCCCGCCGCACCCGAGTCGGGGGCACTGACCGACCTGATCAAGGGGTGGCAGACAGCGCTGAAGGACCAACCGGTGGGCAGCCGGATCCTCATCGTCGTCCCACCGTCCCAGGCCTACCCGGACGGAGCGCCCGACCAGGGCATCCCGGCCGGTGCCACCCTCGTCTACGTGGTGGACATCCTCCAGGTGTCCTGA
- a CDS encoding NAD kinase gives MSTPQSGPVVSATDPETGAAGRRVAVITHTHRPEAVRAAVQFMHGVAGQDITCVLPRADTKEMASFLDGADLRTDLVDEAGTNGCELAVVFGGDGTILRGVEWALSVDLPILGVNLGHVGFLAEAESSQIDQVVTAVCHRTYHTETRLTARVRVLSSPGGDVLWESFAVNEASLEKASRQRMLEAVVAVNDQPLSRWSCDGILVSTPTGSTAYAFSAGGPVTWPGVDAMLIVPLSAHALFNRPVVVPADAHVHVQVVRAEQNNAVVWLDGRRSFDLSPGNVLDVTRGQHRLQLARIAPDDFTGRLVRKFGLSVEGWRGAAERRGTHERHGA, from the coding sequence GTGAGCACCCCGCAATCCGGTCCCGTCGTCAGCGCCACCGACCCGGAGACCGGCGCCGCCGGAAGGCGCGTCGCGGTGATCACGCACACCCACCGCCCCGAGGCGGTGCGCGCCGCCGTCCAGTTCATGCACGGCGTCGCGGGTCAGGACATCACCTGCGTCCTGCCGCGGGCCGACACCAAGGAGATGGCGTCGTTCCTCGACGGTGCCGACCTGCGGACCGATCTGGTCGACGAGGCCGGGACGAACGGCTGCGAACTGGCCGTGGTCTTCGGCGGTGACGGGACCATCCTGCGCGGTGTCGAGTGGGCGCTGTCGGTCGACCTGCCGATCCTCGGCGTCAACCTCGGGCACGTCGGCTTCCTCGCCGAGGCGGAGTCCTCCCAGATCGACCAGGTGGTCACCGCGGTGTGCCATCGGACCTACCACACCGAGACCCGGCTCACCGCCCGCGTGCGAGTCCTCTCCAGCCCGGGGGGCGACGTCCTGTGGGAGTCGTTCGCCGTCAACGAGGCCTCGCTGGAGAAGGCCTCGCGGCAACGGATGCTGGAGGCCGTGGTGGCTGTCAACGACCAGCCGCTGTCCCGGTGGAGCTGCGACGGGATCCTCGTCTCCACCCCGACGGGTTCCACCGCGTACGCCTTCTCCGCCGGGGGCCCGGTGACCTGGCCGGGGGTCGACGCGATGCTGATCGTCCCGCTCAGCGCCCATGCCCTGTTCAACCGGCCCGTCGTCGTACCGGCCGACGCGCACGTCCACGTCCAGGTCGTCCGCGCCGAACAGAACAACGCCGTGGTCTGGCTCGACGGACGTCGCTCCTTCGACCTGTCTCCCGGCAATGTCCTCGACGTGACCCGTGGCCAGCATCGCCTGCAGCTCGCGCGCATTGCGCCGGACGACTTCACCGGCCGACTGGTCCGCAAGTTCGGGCTCAGCGTCGAGGGGTGGCGCGGTGCCGCGGAGCGGCGTGGCACCCATGAACGGCACGGCGCATGA
- the gluQRS gene encoding tRNA glutamyl-Q(34) synthetase GluQRS, with protein MTTREPPDTARVSTAGAIGAGRFAPSPTSDLHLGNLRTALLAWLFARHTGRRFLVRIEDLDTARVAHDPAVARRQLADLRAIGVDCDGDVLRQSERLEAYADAVTRLSEDPGTYPCFCTRREIAEAVSAPHAPPGAYPGTCRHLTTVERAARGSQRNPALRVRGGDVVVEVVDEFAGPIRGPVDDFVLRRNDGAYAYNLAVVVDDVAQGVDQVVRGDDLLTSSPRQAWLTERLGGRVPHYAHVPLVVNAQGRRLAKRDGAVTLAALTARGVDGAAVRSLLAASLGLAEAGEPVTMTDLLARFDPAALPRTPWVWDDAVAGSTP; from the coding sequence GTGACCACGCGGGAGCCACCGGACACCGCCAGGGTGTCCACCGCCGGCGCGATCGGAGCGGGCCGGTTCGCTCCGAGCCCGACCTCCGATCTCCACCTCGGCAATCTGCGCACGGCTCTGCTGGCCTGGCTCTTCGCCCGGCACACGGGGCGGCGCTTCCTGGTCCGGATCGAGGACCTCGACACCGCCAGGGTGGCCCACGACCCCGCCGTGGCCCGCCGCCAGCTCGCTGATCTGCGCGCCATCGGGGTGGACTGCGACGGGGACGTCCTGCGCCAGTCCGAGCGTCTCGAGGCGTACGCCGATGCGGTGACCCGGCTGAGCGAGGACCCCGGCACGTACCCGTGCTTCTGCACCCGGCGCGAGATCGCCGAAGCGGTCAGTGCCCCGCATGCGCCGCCGGGCGCCTACCCGGGCACCTGCCGCCACCTCACCACGGTGGAGCGCGCCGCTCGAGGGTCCCAGCGCAACCCGGCACTGCGGGTCCGTGGTGGCGACGTGGTCGTGGAGGTCGTCGACGAGTTCGCCGGACCGATTCGTGGGCCGGTGGACGACTTCGTCCTGCGGCGCAACGACGGGGCGTACGCCTACAACCTGGCGGTGGTGGTCGACGACGTGGCGCAAGGGGTGGACCAGGTGGTGCGGGGCGACGACCTGTTGACGTCCTCACCCCGCCAGGCCTGGCTCACCGAGCGACTGGGTGGGCGGGTCCCCCACTACGCCCACGTTCCGCTCGTGGTGAACGCGCAGGGCCGACGGCTGGCGAAGCGGGACGGCGCCGTGACGCTGGCCGCACTGACGGCTCGGGGCGTCGACGGTGCGGCGGTGCGCTCCTTGCTCGCCGCGTCCCTCGGCCTGGCCGAGGCCGGGGAACCGGTCACGATGACCGACCTGCTCGCGCGCTTCGACCCCGCGGCCCTGCCCCGAACCCCCTGGGTGTGGGACGACGCGGTCGCCGGGTCCACGCCCTGA